The Fibrobacter sp. UWB4 genome includes a window with the following:
- a CDS encoding AgmX/PglI C-terminal domain-containing protein, with amino-acid sequence MKKILVIAGFVSMIALLVGCAKTMQLNDPALYDQYLTRSYNQPRDVCYNAVVVTFRDRGVELTKADPEEGKIVTEKHLIAIYAGYGVVGSISHRYYIDVKGDENNCTIKVTKYKAWKGGNEVPDVKVDDVYSYYWAPLFGGFESNFDSEDETSSVRTSSDIDLVVKQRTPDLKKIYDQYRKKNKKLQGRIKLKFTITPNGDVSEISVVESNTGDSGFDEIIKMAVSTWTFGKVTKGNTTVTIPFTFSE; translated from the coding sequence ATGAAAAAGATTCTTGTTATAGCAGGATTCGTATCCATGATTGCCCTCCTCGTTGGGTGTGCAAAGACCATGCAGTTGAACGATCCCGCTCTCTACGATCAGTATCTTACGAGAAGTTATAATCAGCCTCGCGATGTGTGCTACAATGCGGTGGTGGTTACTTTCAGGGATAGGGGCGTCGAACTCACCAAGGCCGATCCTGAGGAAGGCAAGATTGTTACGGAAAAGCATCTGATCGCTATTTATGCGGGATATGGTGTGGTCGGTTCTATTTCACACCGCTATTACATCGATGTGAAGGGTGACGAAAATAATTGTACGATCAAGGTGACAAAGTACAAAGCTTGGAAGGGCGGCAATGAAGTCCCTGACGTTAAAGTTGATGATGTTTACTCCTATTACTGGGCACCTTTGTTCGGAGGCTTCGAAAGCAATTTCGATAGCGAAGATGAAACTTCTTCGGTACGCACAAGCAGTGACATCGACCTGGTTGTCAAACAGCGCACTCCAGACCTCAAAAAGATTTACGACCAGTATCGCAAGAAAAACAAAAAATTGCAGGGTAGGATTAAGCTGAAGTTTACTATCACGCCTAATGGTGATGTCAGTGAAATTTCTGTCGTGGAATCAAATACTGGCGATAGCGGGTTTGATGAAATCATCAAGATGGCCGTAAGCACGTGGACGTTCGGAAAGGTGACGAAGGGCAATACGACCGTGACTATTCCGTTCACGTTCTCGGAGTAG